In Bos mutus isolate GX-2022 chromosome 10, NWIPB_WYAK_1.1, whole genome shotgun sequence, a single window of DNA contains:
- the LOC102285882 gene encoding LOW QUALITY PROTEIN: olfactory receptor 4F3/4F16/4F29 (The sequence of the model RefSeq protein was modified relative to this genomic sequence to represent the inferred CDS: inserted 1 base in 1 codon) has product MYGANHSVVLEFVFLGITNSWEIQLLLFVFSSIFFMASIMGNSLIILTVTSDPHLHSPMYFLXGNLSFIDMGVSSVSSPKMIYDLFRKHKVISFSGCIAQIFFIHVIGGVEMVLLIAMAFDRYIAICKPLHYLTIMSPRMCVFFLVSAWMIGLMHSMVQLAFVVNLPFCGPNVLDSFYCDLPRFIKLACIDTYQLEFMVTANSGFISVGSFFILIISYIVIILTVQKHSSGGSSKALSTLSAHITVVVLFFGPLIFFYVWPFPSTHLDKFLAFFDAVLTPFLNPVIYTFRNQEMKMAMRRVCQQLVNNKRSLE; this is encoded by the exons ATGTATGGAGCAAATCACTCTGTGGTGTTAGAGTTTGTGTTCCTGggaatcaccaactcctgggaaATACAGCTTCTTCTCTTTGTGTTCTCCTCCATATTTTTCATGGCAAGCATAATGGGAAATTCCCTCATTATCCTCACTGTGACTTCTGACCCTCACTTACACTCCCCCATGTACTTTC TTGGCAACCTCTCCTTCATTGACATGGGAGTTTCTTCTGTCAGTTCCCCCAAGATGATTTATGATCTTTTCAGAAAACATAAAGTCATCTCCTTTAGTGGCTGCATTGCTCAAATCTTCTTCATCCATGTCATCGGTGGTGTGGAGATGGTGCTGCTCATTGCCATGGCTTTTGACAgatacattgccatatgtaagcCTCTCCACTATCTGACTATCATGAGCCCAagaatgtgtgttttctttttagtgtCTGCCTGGATGATTGGCCTTATGCACTCCATGGTTCAACTGGCTTTTGTTGTAAACTTACCCTTCTGTGGCCCTAATGTGTTGGACAGCTTTTACTGTGATCTTCCACGGTTCATCAAACTTGCCTGCATAGACACATACCAGCTAGAATTCATGGTCACAGCCAACAGTGGATTCATCTCTGTTGGCTCCTTCTTCATTCTGATCATTTCCTATATTGTCATCATTCTCACTGTTCAGAAACACTCTTCAGGTGGTTCATCCAAGGCTCTGTCCACACTTTCAGCTCACATCACTGTAGTAGTCTTGTTCTTTGGTCCTTTGATATTTTTCTATGTATGGCCATTTCCCTCCACACATCTGGATAAGTTTCTGGCATTCTTTGATGCAGTTCTTACTCCTTTCCTGAATCCTGTTATTTACACATTCAGAAATCAAGAAATGAAGATGGCAATGAGGAGAGTATGCCAACAGCTAGTAAATAACAAGAGATCTCTTGAGTGA